AGCAATTAATTGCGATAAAGGATACCATGATCTTGTTATCGGGGAAATGGAAAATTCAGATTATTGGATGGCTGCTGCTATATGATAAGGTACGTTTTATGGATATGCTGCGTGGGATAGACGGTATTGCTGCTAAAATGCTCTCTAAAGAGTTACAGGAACTTGAGCAAAATGAAATAGTGGTCCGAACTGTGATGCCTACGAAGCCGATAACTGTGGAATACGAACTAACGAAACATGGTAAGACTTTAAGCGCGGTAATTGACGCTATTTCGGCCTGGGGAGTTACGCATCGAAAATTCCTGTTTAAAAAAGAAAGGTAATGAGGTCATCTATTTTATGTGCATACATCATAACAAGCTTTAAAAAACCATCCAGTCGAAAGATTTTGAGACCTTTTTATACAAACCTTCCGTTATATGCTCTTACAAGCTTCTTCATTTTTTGAATTCCATACTGAGTACCCTGTTACCAGCATTTTCATGTTACGGTCCAAAAGCGAGCGTGCCCAGATCGTCAGGCAGGAGGCATTTCTGACGAAACCCTTGCTGCCGGTGAGTGAATACATAGATGGATATGGCAATATTTGTCAACGGACTATTTTACCCGCAGGAATTACTACGATTGAAAGCAGTGTGATCGCTGAATGCGATATGGATATTGATGTAGATACAGCTGCGGCATATGTAGCAATAGAAGATTTACCGGATCATGTATTGCAATATCTGCTGCCAAGCAGGTACTGTGAAGCAGACAAGGTTGCAGAACAGGCGATGGAGATCGTAAAGGATATGCAATCGGCATATGCACAGGTAGAAGCCATCCGACAATGGTGTTATAATAACTTATCCCGTCAGTATGGTACGACGAACAGTTCTACAT
This window of the Chitinophaga sancti genome carries:
- a CDS encoding winged helix-turn-helix transcriptional regulator, which translates into the protein MNAKKTASQAPDCREQLIAIKDTMILLSGKWKIQIIGWLLLYDKVRFMDMLRGIDGIAAKMLSKELQELEQNEIVVRTVMPTKPITVEYELTKHGKTLSAVIDAISAWGVTHRKFLFKKER
- a CDS encoding transglutaminase-like domain-containing protein — encoded protein: MLRSKSERAQIVRQEAFLTKPLLPVSEYIDGYGNICQRTILPAGITTIESSVIAECDMDIDVDTAAAYVAIEDLPDHVLQYLLPSRYCEADKVAEQAMEIVKDMQSAYAQVEAIRQWCYNNLSRQYGTTNSSTSAIDVLGSRMGVCRDFTHVAIALCRSINIPARMVVGYLHELKPMDLHAWFEAYVGNRWYTFDALMERPVGGRIIMAYGRDAADVAFASHFGEVVLAKMEVKVDEL